In a single window of the Pelagibacterium sp. 26DY04 genome:
- a CDS encoding DUF3987 domain-containing protein, with protein sequence MTEAQTKLESISDIIQSTDTARIGHLYWGLADILGGDIMVAPEHKFGGGDWKKATRDTLRPAGYNEAGLKDPASPAEALCWCVMVSAVEACDPSSSFIAFFSPAHGDAPAIRQIAGPVEDKEIGKLVIARKLGMRPRMIPLLPENAELPAPANDNEPEPTPPGMHPDPFTPEAAGGLLGDIARWITDTAIVPVPELSLSAAIALMGGLFGGKALTPTDAGVNVYITTLMDTAGGKGHPPKAIRQIAAGLGATGKDAVTNGDHTSYAAIERTLRRSPSTAIVMDEFGLTLQDINAKNRNSVAASIRKFLLAVYDQSNSMFDGRIYASAETKKDAEPIAGPALTVLGMTTTETLYAGLSEASVSDGFLNRFLFVTAGRVDEIRPPSLKRALRVPRDLSDALKEALTHFPQADKGLSIRKHTVPMEGGEEGPAYALWAEIFRWQNDRFWKGDARNIIGRAAENTIRLATLRAISRCPAKPEVSRGDVAWAWGVVHASITAIRDGVRRHMSESPADRLRKSILAHVEEAGEGGLPYSKLLEKRGVATADHRQLSDALHWLVASDQIRDVNGRPMPGKGSKFVRKQAE encoded by the coding sequence ATGACCGAAGCGCAGACTAAACTCGAATCCATTTCCGATATTATTCAATCGACCGATACCGCTCGAATTGGCCACTTGTACTGGGGCCTTGCCGACATACTTGGCGGCGACATCATGGTGGCGCCAGAACACAAGTTCGGTGGCGGCGATTGGAAAAAGGCGACGCGGGATACGCTCCGGCCTGCCGGTTACAATGAAGCCGGTCTGAAAGATCCGGCCAGCCCCGCCGAGGCGCTATGCTGGTGTGTGATGGTGAGCGCCGTCGAGGCCTGCGATCCGTCAAGTTCGTTCATCGCGTTTTTCTCTCCAGCCCACGGTGATGCGCCAGCAATTCGGCAAATTGCCGGCCCGGTTGAGGACAAGGAAATCGGCAAGCTTGTTATTGCCCGGAAGCTGGGGATGCGCCCGCGCATGATCCCACTGCTCCCCGAAAACGCCGAACTTCCCGCACCAGCCAATGACAATGAGCCGGAACCCACCCCACCAGGAATGCACCCTGATCCGTTCACGCCGGAGGCGGCTGGCGGTCTATTGGGGGACATCGCCAGGTGGATTACCGACACAGCAATCGTGCCCGTCCCCGAGCTGTCCCTATCGGCGGCAATCGCCCTGATGGGTGGACTGTTCGGTGGGAAGGCTCTGACCCCCACCGATGCGGGCGTCAATGTCTATATCACCACCCTAATGGATACAGCCGGAGGCAAGGGCCATCCGCCAAAAGCCATTCGCCAGATAGCTGCCGGCTTGGGCGCCACGGGCAAGGACGCCGTGACCAACGGCGACCATACATCCTATGCAGCGATAGAACGGACCCTGCGGCGCTCGCCGTCCACGGCCATCGTCATGGACGAGTTCGGGCTGACCTTGCAGGACATCAACGCCAAGAACCGCAACAGTGTCGCGGCTTCGATCAGGAAGTTCCTTCTGGCGGTTTATGACCAATCGAACAGCATGTTCGACGGCCGAATCTACGCCAGCGCGGAAACCAAGAAGGATGCCGAACCTATAGCCGGCCCGGCATTAACCGTCTTAGGCATGACGACGACGGAAACCTTGTATGCCGGACTTTCTGAGGCGTCGGTGTCGGACGGCTTCTTGAACCGGTTTCTGTTCGTCACGGCTGGCCGTGTGGATGAGATCCGCCCTCCCAGCCTAAAGCGCGCCCTACGCGTGCCGAGAGACCTGAGCGATGCACTCAAGGAGGCACTCACCCACTTCCCCCAGGCCGACAAAGGTTTGTCGATCCGTAAGCATACGGTGCCGATGGAGGGGGGCGAGGAAGGCCCGGCCTATGCACTGTGGGCGGAAATCTTCCGGTGGCAGAACGACCGCTTCTGGAAGGGAGATGCCCGCAACATCATAGGGCGCGCTGCCGAGAACACGATCAGGCTAGCTACTCTCCGCGCCATATCGCGCTGCCCCGCCAAGCCCGAAGTCAGTCGGGGGGACGTCGCCTGGGCCTGGGGCGTCGTTCATGCATCCATCACGGCCATCCGCGATGGAGTTCGACGCCATATGTCGGAGAGCCCTGCCGACAGGCTCCGCAAGTCCATCCTTGCTCACGTCGAAGAAGCTGGCGAAGGCGGTCTGCCGTATAGCAAGCTGCTCGAGAAGCGGGGCGTTGCGACGGCGGATCATCGCCAACTGAGCGATGCATTGCATTGGCTCGTAGCGTCTGACCAGATTCGGGACGTTAACGGTAGGCCGATGCCCGGCAAGGGGTCTAAGTTCGTTCGAAAACAGGCCGAATAA